The following coding sequences are from one Haploplasma axanthum window:
- a CDS encoding ATP-binding protein, with protein sequence MIIKRELYLEKIRNYYESDLIKVITGIRRAGKSMILEQIISELRQSGIQKEQIIYVNFEDLDFEYINDAHKLNDFAKSRIINNQKYYLLFDEIQHVKEFEKAIASLKATKNVSIFVTGSNSRLLSGELATLLVGRTVEFKILPFNFKEACEYLRLKGVKVKDDFIFDYIKWGGFPQRFDLKNESEVKNYLESTYNGIITKDILTRNSDIETHKFKTISSYVLANAGKEFSSINIVNYFNAVNNKNKMEIDKKTIYNYLDKMEKAYFVSRVKRFNISGKEVLKTIEKQYAIDTGLRTINTNSVNYEDTFFLENIVYNELIVRGFDVYTGKTYNGEVDFVAIKDLKKCFIQVSYYMINEKTIEREFSAFSPIKDASPKIVLSLDRIDLSRNGIIHINIIDFLLGRVELPMT encoded by the coding sequence AAAGTGATTTAATCAAAGTAATAACTGGTATTAGAAGAGCGGGTAAATCAATGATTTTAGAACAAATAATCTCTGAATTGAGGCAAAGTGGTATTCAAAAAGAACAAATTATATATGTTAATTTTGAAGATTTAGATTTTGAGTATATCAACGATGCACATAAACTTAATGACTTTGCTAAATCAAGAATAATAAATAATCAAAAGTACTATTTACTATTTGATGAAATACAACATGTCAAAGAGTTTGAAAAAGCAATTGCTTCCTTGAAAGCAACAAAAAATGTATCCATTTTTGTTACAGGTAGTAATTCTCGACTACTTTCTGGAGAACTAGCTACACTTTTAGTTGGAAGAACGGTTGAATTCAAAATACTGCCATTTAATTTTAAGGAAGCTTGTGAATATTTAAGATTAAAAGGTGTGAAAGTCAAGGATGATTTTATATTTGATTATATTAAATGGGGTGGATTTCCACAGAGGTTTGATTTGAAAAATGAAAGTGAAGTCAAGAATTATTTGGAAAGTACTTATAATGGCATTATTACTAAAGATATTCTGACTAGAAATTCAGATATTGAAACTCACAAGTTTAAAACAATCTCTAGTTATGTACTTGCCAATGCAGGTAAAGAGTTTTCTTCCATAAATATTGTAAATTATTTTAATGCAGTTAATAACAAGAATAAAATGGAAATTGATAAAAAGACAATTTACAACTACTTGGACAAAATGGAAAAAGCATATTTTGTTTCAAGAGTTAAGAGATTCAATATTAGTGGAAAAGAAGTACTCAAGACAATTGAAAAGCAATATGCAATTGATACAGGGCTTAGAACAATTAATACAAACTCGGTAAATTATGAAGATACTTTTTTCTTAGAAAATATCGTTTATAATGAGTTGATAGTTAGAGGATTTGATGTCTATACTGGAAAAACATATAATGGAGAAGTTGATTTTGTTGCTATTAAGGATCTTAAAAAGTGCTTTATTCAAGTATCTTATTACATGATTAATGAGAAAACAATTGAAAGAGAGTTTAGTGCGTTCTCACCGATTAAAGATGCATCACCTAAGATTGTTTTATCGTTGGATAGGATTGATTTATCTAGAAATGGAATCATTCACATCAATATTATTGATTTTTTATTAGGTAGAGTTGAATTGCCAATGACATAG
- a CDS encoding LacI family DNA-binding transcriptional regulator produces the protein MIKLKDIATACGVSVSTVSKALSDSDEISSEKKKEIIEKANELGYIANASARSLKTKRSQNLGLIFVDNTNSGLGHEYFSVILNSIKQEAENSGYDLTFISNKIDFSKKSYLNHAKYRGCDGVVIVSADFHDPNIIELVESDMPTVTIDYEYNNRTSIISDNRKGLEEIVRYLYEMGHRKIAFIHGEDTDVTRQRLASFYKTCEELKIVVPNEYIKSAEYHIPEYSFYATKELLDLPNPPTCIIYPDDYSYMGGLEEIENRDLKIPDDISVVGYDGIYLSRILRPMLTTYVQDGINLGKMASIKLIEMIENPKSYISERIMVTGYLQKGNTVKKL, from the coding sequence ATGATAAAATTAAAAGATATTGCTACAGCATGTGGAGTTTCTGTTTCAACAGTAAGCAAGGCTTTGAGTGATTCGGATGAAATAAGTAGTGAGAAAAAGAAAGAAATCATTGAAAAAGCAAATGAACTTGGTTATATTGCTAATGCAAGTGCAAGAAGTCTTAAGACTAAAAGATCACAAAACTTAGGACTTATTTTTGTTGATAATACAAATAGTGGCTTAGGTCATGAATATTTTAGTGTCATTCTAAATAGTATAAAACAAGAAGCAGAAAACAGTGGATATGATTTAACTTTTATTAGTAATAAAATAGACTTTTCTAAAAAGTCATATTTGAATCATGCAAAGTATCGTGGATGTGATGGGGTTGTTATTGTATCAGCAGATTTCCATGATCCAAATATTATTGAATTAGTTGAATCTGATATGCCAACAGTAACAATCGATTATGAGTATAATAACAGAACTTCAATAATTTCAGATAATCGAAAAGGACTTGAAGAAATTGTTAGATATTTATATGAAATGGGTCATAGAAAAATAGCATTCATTCATGGTGAAGATACCGATGTAACAAGACAAAGACTTGCAAGTTTTTATAAAACATGTGAAGAATTAAAAATTGTTGTTCCAAATGAATATATAAAAAGTGCTGAATACCATATTCCTGAATATAGTTTTTATGCAACAAAAGAACTGTTAGATTTACCTAATCCTCCAACGTGTATTATTTATCCAGATGACTACTCATATATGGGTGGACTAGAAGAAATTGAAAATCGAGATTTAAAGATACCTGATGACATTAGTGTTGTTGGATATGATGGTATATATTTATCTAGAATACTTAGACCTATGCTTACAACGTATGTTCAAGATGGGATTAATCTTGGAAAGATGGCATCTATAAAATTAATTGAAATGATTGAAAATCCAAAAAGTTATATATCAGAAAGAATAATGGTAACTGGATATCTTCAAAAAGGAAATACAGTAAAAAAATTATAA